One window of the Pseudoxanthomonas sp. CF385 genome contains the following:
- a CDS encoding glycoside hydrolase family 43 protein, translating to MLKHCAWILAAWLTIDPAWAGDAVFREVRYHGDDGGPAVGADAYRNPVVAGFYPDPSAIRVGDDFYLVTSTFGYFPGLPIFRSTDLVSWTQVGNAIHRPGQINYGEKEELTRGLFAATLAHHDGTFYIANTCFYCDRGNFVVTAKDPAGPWSDPIWLGVSGIDPSLFFDDDGSAWVVHNDVPDGKLRYDGHRAIWLQRFDFAKRERVGTRLLLVDGGADPATNPEHVEGPHIFKHDGWYYLTAAEGGTGEQHAQMVWRSRALAGPYQPAPSNPSLTQRDLDPKRADPVTSTGHAQFVKLKDGTWWAVFLATRPYRGNQYNLGRETFLLPVTWKDGWPVILPRGERVPMVAKRPDLPRNPQPLPTSGPITWTERFEAPTLPLAWMTLHPPQSRWYATGKDGLTITPGAMPLGAFGTAPGQPSYIAHRLQHHAATLETTLASFEPATGELAGLVLLQNEYGHYVLGVERDERGLAVSLYRRSGREGAKEGDRLARIPLDEGHGPVSLRFRVDGPRLDAAYALAPGEWTSVATGLDASLLSVETAGGFIGNTFGPYAVRR from the coding sequence ATGCTGAAGCACTGCGCGTGGATCCTGGCGGCATGGTTGACGATTGATCCCGCATGGGCGGGCGATGCGGTCTTCCGCGAGGTGCGCTACCACGGCGACGATGGCGGCCCGGCCGTGGGAGCGGACGCGTATCGCAATCCGGTCGTCGCGGGCTTCTACCCCGACCCATCCGCGATCCGCGTCGGCGACGACTTCTACCTGGTGACATCGACGTTCGGCTATTTCCCGGGGCTCCCGATCTTCCGCAGCACCGACCTGGTGTCGTGGACGCAGGTCGGCAACGCGATCCACCGTCCCGGGCAGATCAACTACGGCGAGAAGGAAGAACTGACGCGCGGCTTGTTCGCCGCCACCCTCGCCCATCACGACGGCACGTTCTACATCGCCAACACCTGCTTCTACTGCGACCGCGGCAACTTCGTGGTGACGGCGAAGGATCCCGCCGGACCGTGGTCTGACCCGATCTGGCTCGGCGTTAGCGGCATCGATCCCTCGCTGTTTTTCGACGACGACGGCAGCGCATGGGTGGTCCATAACGACGTGCCCGACGGGAAGCTCCGCTACGACGGCCATCGCGCGATCTGGCTGCAGCGCTTCGACTTCGCGAAGCGCGAACGCGTCGGCACGCGCCTGCTGCTGGTGGACGGCGGCGCCGATCCGGCGACGAACCCGGAACATGTCGAAGGCCCGCACATCTTCAAGCACGACGGCTGGTACTACCTGACCGCCGCGGAAGGCGGCACCGGTGAGCAGCATGCGCAGATGGTCTGGCGCAGCCGTGCGCTCGCCGGCCCGTATCAGCCCGCACCCTCCAACCCCTCGCTGACCCAGCGCGACCTCGACCCGAAGCGCGCCGATCCAGTGACCTCCACCGGTCATGCGCAGTTCGTCAAGCTCAAGGATGGCACCTGGTGGGCGGTGTTCCTCGCCACGCGACCCTATCGCGGCAATCAATACAACCTGGGCCGCGAGACCTTCCTGCTGCCGGTCACCTGGAAGGACGGCTGGCCGGTGATCCTGCCACGCGGCGAACGCGTGCCGATGGTCGCGAAGCGCCCGGACCTGCCGCGCAACCCGCAACCGCTGCCGACCAGCGGACCGATCACGTGGACGGAGCGCTTTGAGGCGCCCACGCTGCCGCTGGCGTGGATGACGCTGCATCCGCCGCAGAGCCGCTGGTATGCCACCGGCAAGGACGGCCTGACGATCACGCCGGGCGCGATGCCGCTGGGCGCCTTCGGCACGGCGCCTGGCCAGCCGTCGTACATCGCCCATCGCTTGCAGCATCACGCAGCCACGCTTGAAACCACGCTGGCATCGTTCGAGCCCGCTACCGGCGAACTGGCGGGCCTCGTCCTGCTGCAGAACGAATACGGGCACTACGTGCTCGGCGTCGAACGCGATGAACGCGGGCTGGCCGTGTCGCTGTACCGGCGCAGCGGTCGCGAGGGCGCGAAGGAAGGAGATCGCCTGGCGCGCATTCCGCTGGACGAAGGCCACGGTCCGGTATCGCTGCGCTTCCGCGTCGACGGTCCGCGCCTGGATGCCGCGTACGCGCTGGCCCCCGGTGAATGGACGTCGGTCGCGACGGGCCTCGATGCCAGCCTGTTGAGCGTGGAAACCGCGGGTGGCTTCATCGGCAACACGTTCGGCCCTTACGCCGTCCGCCGCTGA
- a CDS encoding family 43 glycosylhydrolase, translated as MPGTSRRALIKAGLAGLATWPLSSRAAATLRAPTHASQATGVEGQRKADLGDGTYLNPIVAGDRPDPTILKDGDDYYMTFSSFDAYPGLVIWHSTDLVNWTPLAPALRTPVGTVWAVDLCKHGDRYFIYLPALAQGGAWKIHVIWADAIRGPWSAPVDLHIDGCIDPGHAVGEDGRRYLFVNGIRKVRLTDDGLATDGALEPAYQPWRYPDDWITENFAPEGPKLTRRGDWFYLVTAVGGTAGPVTGHMVIAARSRSIHGPWEHCPHNPLVRTQNEAEPWWSRGHATLVEGPAGGWWMVYHGYENGYRTLGRQTLLEPIEWTDDGWFRARGGDLSRPLPVPRGGKAGVAGIALSDDFSRDRLGTQWAFQAPRPDEMRRVRYGTKSLRLAGAGTSPADGSALACIVGDRAYQAEVTLTLIDGGEGGLLLFYSPKAFVGLGFAPEGLRVFQYAEEQTWARRAMPTRRVRLRLTYDHHVVTWHHSHDEGRTWKRLDTRMEVSGLHHNVFGGFLSLRVALYSAGAGTVEFSDFRYRALA; from the coding sequence ATGCCAGGCACGTCGCGTCGCGCACTCATCAAGGCCGGACTTGCCGGCTTGGCCACCTGGCCGCTGTCGTCGCGCGCGGCAGCGACCCTCCGCGCGCCAACGCACGCCTCGCAGGCCACCGGCGTGGAAGGCCAGCGCAAGGCCGATCTCGGCGACGGCACCTACCTCAACCCCATCGTCGCCGGCGATCGTCCCGACCCCACGATCCTCAAGGACGGCGACGACTACTACATGACGTTCTCGTCGTTCGACGCCTATCCCGGCCTGGTGATCTGGCACTCGACCGACCTCGTCAACTGGACGCCGCTCGCGCCCGCGCTGCGCACGCCGGTCGGTACCGTGTGGGCGGTCGACCTGTGCAAGCACGGCGATCGCTATTTCATCTACCTGCCGGCGCTGGCGCAGGGCGGCGCGTGGAAGATCCACGTCATCTGGGCCGACGCTATCCGTGGCCCCTGGAGCGCACCGGTCGACCTGCACATCGACGGCTGCATCGATCCCGGCCATGCCGTGGGCGAAGACGGCCGGCGCTACCTGTTCGTCAACGGCATCCGCAAGGTGCGCCTCACCGACGATGGTCTGGCGACGGACGGGGCGCTCGAACCTGCGTACCAACCGTGGCGCTATCCGGACGACTGGATCACCGAGAACTTCGCCCCGGAAGGCCCCAAGCTGACGCGGCGCGGCGACTGGTTCTACCTGGTCACCGCGGTCGGCGGCACGGCCGGTCCCGTGACCGGCCACATGGTGATCGCCGCGCGTTCGCGCTCGATCCACGGCCCGTGGGAGCATTGCCCGCACAACCCGCTGGTGCGCACGCAGAACGAGGCCGAGCCCTGGTGGTCGCGCGGGCACGCGACGCTGGTCGAAGGCCCCGCGGGCGGCTGGTGGATGGTCTACCACGGCTACGAAAACGGCTATCGCACGCTCGGCCGGCAGACGCTGCTGGAACCGATCGAATGGACGGACGATGGCTGGTTCCGCGCGCGCGGCGGCGACCTGTCGCGCCCCCTGCCCGTGCCGCGCGGTGGCAAAGCAGGCGTCGCCGGCATCGCGCTGTCGGATGATTTCTCGCGCGACCGGCTCGGCACGCAGTGGGCCTTCCAAGCGCCGCGACCGGACGAGATGCGACGCGTGCGGTATGGCACGAAATCGCTTCGCCTCGCCGGTGCGGGCACGTCGCCTGCCGACGGCAGTGCGCTGGCATGCATCGTCGGCGACCGCGCCTATCAGGCCGAGGTCACGCTGACGTTGATCGACGGCGGCGAAGGCGGCCTGTTGCTCTTCTACAGCCCGAAGGCCTTCGTCGGCCTTGGCTTTGCGCCCGAGGGCCTGCGCGTCTTCCAGTACGCGGAAGAGCAGACCTGGGCACGGCGAGCGATGCCGACGCGGCGCGTGCGCCTCCGCCTGACCTACGATCACCACGTCGTGACCTGGCATCACTCGCACGATGAAGGCCGCACCTGGAAGCGTCTGGACACCCGGATGGAAGTGTCCGGCCTGCACCACAACGTGTTCGGTGGCTTCCTCAGCCTGCGGGTGGCGCTGTACAGCGCCGGTGCGGGGACCGTCGAGTTCAGCGACTTCCGCTACCGCGCTCTCGCCTGA
- a CDS encoding FAD-dependent oxidoreductase, with translation MRDPRYDILFEPVRIGPVTTKNRFFQVPHCNGMGHAMPLAHAAMREVKAEGGWGVVSTEECEIHPSSDLTPYVEARLWDDRDIPALALMCDKVHAHGALAAVELSHNGPTASNLYSREVLLAPSHQPSKYGYPAQARAMDLRDIAEYRRWHREAAVRGMKAGMDIVYVYAAHDLSLPMHFLQRRRNQRSDAYGGSLENRVRLLREVLQDTREAVGHRCAVALRFATEELLGPGGVELAEAQDIVGLLAELPDLWDVNLAAWYNDSVPSRFAREGAQEPFIDFVRKATTKPVVGVGRFTSPDTMVSQIRRGVIDLIGAARPSIADPYLPRKIEEGRVDDIRECIGCNICVSGDMTISPIRCTQNPSMGEEWRKGWHPERIAAKASEARVLVVGGGPAGLEAARALGQRGYEVHLAEARRELGGRVTREARLPGLAEWARVRDWRLGQIGKLANVSTYLDSALTAQDVLDFGADHVVIATGCQWRRDGFGRTHGLGVADFVGNPRIFTPDDLMDGRWPEGRVAVYDDDYFYTASVVAEALRQRGCEVTYLTPDDTIASWSANTLDYRHIQWRMAELGVAQCVSHMVTGYADTTLALEHVWSGAAASLTCDAVVLVTARLPDDALYQALRQREAEWEGAGIRTVSCIGDALAPGLIAHAVYAGHRYAQELDAPKHDEVPFKRHFHHDTPGA, from the coding sequence ATGCGTGATCCGCGCTACGACATCCTGTTCGAACCGGTGCGCATCGGGCCGGTGACGACGAAGAACCGCTTCTTCCAGGTGCCGCACTGCAACGGCATGGGCCATGCGATGCCGCTGGCGCACGCGGCCATGCGCGAAGTGAAGGCCGAAGGCGGCTGGGGCGTGGTCTCGACGGAAGAGTGCGAGATCCATCCCAGCAGCGACCTGACGCCCTATGTCGAGGCGCGGCTGTGGGACGACCGCGACATCCCGGCGCTCGCCCTGATGTGCGACAAGGTGCACGCGCATGGCGCGCTGGCGGCGGTGGAGCTGTCGCACAACGGACCGACCGCGTCCAACCTGTATTCGCGCGAAGTGCTGCTGGCGCCCTCGCACCAGCCGTCGAAGTACGGCTACCCGGCGCAGGCGCGCGCGATGGACCTGCGCGACATCGCCGAGTACCGCCGTTGGCACCGCGAGGCGGCGGTACGCGGCATGAAGGCCGGCATGGACATCGTCTATGTCTATGCCGCGCACGACCTGTCGTTGCCGATGCACTTCCTGCAGCGGCGCCGCAACCAGCGCAGCGACGCCTACGGGGGCAGCCTGGAGAACCGGGTGCGCCTGCTGCGCGAGGTGTTGCAGGATACGCGCGAGGCGGTCGGCCATCGCTGCGCCGTGGCGCTGCGCTTCGCCACCGAAGAACTGCTGGGTCCGGGCGGCGTGGAACTGGCCGAGGCGCAGGACATCGTCGGCCTGCTGGCCGAGCTGCCGGACCTGTGGGACGTCAACCTCGCGGCCTGGTACAACGATTCGGTGCCGTCGCGCTTCGCCCGCGAAGGTGCGCAGGAACCCTTCATCGATTTCGTCCGCAAGGCCACCACCAAGCCGGTGGTCGGCGTGGGCCGCTTCACCTCGCCGGACACGATGGTGTCGCAGATCCGTCGCGGCGTGATCGACCTGATCGGCGCGGCACGCCCCTCCATCGCCGACCCCTACCTGCCGCGCAAGATCGAGGAGGGGCGCGTCGACGACATCCGCGAATGCATCGGCTGCAACATCTGCGTGTCCGGCGACATGACGATCTCGCCGATCCGCTGCACCCAGAATCCCAGCATGGGCGAGGAGTGGCGCAAGGGCTGGCATCCGGAGCGCATCGCCGCGAAGGCGAGCGAGGCGCGCGTGCTGGTGGTCGGCGGCGGTCCGGCTGGACTGGAGGCGGCGCGCGCGCTGGGCCAGCGTGGGTACGAGGTGCATCTGGCCGAAGCACGGCGCGAACTGGGTGGGCGTGTCACCCGCGAAGCGCGGCTGCCGGGCCTGGCCGAATGGGCGCGCGTGCGCGACTGGCGGCTGGGGCAGATCGGCAAGCTGGCGAACGTCAGCACCTACCTCGACTCCGCACTCACCGCGCAGGACGTACTCGACTTCGGCGCCGACCATGTCGTCATCGCCACCGGCTGCCAGTGGCGGCGCGATGGGTTCGGCCGCACGCATGGCTTGGGGGTCGCCGACTTCGTCGGCAACCCGCGCATCTTCACCCCGGACGACCTGATGGACGGGCGTTGGCCGGAAGGCCGCGTGGCGGTCTACGACGACGACTATTTCTACACCGCCAGCGTCGTCGCCGAGGCGCTGCGCCAGCGTGGTTGCGAGGTCACGTACCTCACCCCGGACGACACCATCGCCTCGTGGAGCGCGAACACGCTGGACTACCGCCATATCCAGTGGCGGATGGCCGAACTCGGCGTGGCGCAATGTGTCTCGCACATGGTCACGGGCTACGCCGACACCACGCTGGCGCTGGAGCACGTGTGGAGCGGTGCCGCCGCGTCGCTCACGTGCGATGCCGTGGTGCTCGTGACCGCGCGCCTACCGGACGATGCCCTCTATCAGGCGCTCCGGCAGCGCGAAGCCGAGTGGGAGGGGGCCGGCATCCGCACCGTGTCCTGCATCGGCGACGCGCTGGCGCCCGGCCTCATCGCGCACGCGGTGTACGCCGGCCATCGCTATGCGCAGGAACTGGACGCACCGAAGCACGACGAGGTGCCGTTCAAACGGCACTTCCACCACGACACACCGGGGGCCTGA
- a CDS encoding amino acid permease, with protein sequence MAFPHPAEGRVLKPPTPPRDGRTIGFWTCTALVVGNTIGMGIFVLPASLAPFGYNALLGWGITVLGCLALARVLARLARLLPGADGPYGYVEHTLGGLPAYAVLWSYWVSNWITLAALATGVAGYAAAIFPPLARVQPAVLGLGVLWLFVGVNLLGVRSGGRVQVVTTVMKLLPMLAVAVLGAWMLIESPASYAAHPPAKPISLGDAMAASTLALFAMLGIESATIPAAKVDDPGRTIPRATLTGTGITAAIYLVVSAVPLLLLPHAELAQSSAPFALVMERFAGEGTGRWIALFVVVSGLGALNAWTLLSGEMMRTMADNGTMPKVFARTNAFGAPTAALVLTASLASAMVLMNYSESAVAGFTFLSTVVTAANLPLYLGCSLALGVLWWRGQRDAGRDLLVAAVLGTAYTVFAFIGMGSQPFWLALALTVAGLPLYFLLRRRHGRAVRNA encoded by the coding sequence ATGGCATTTCCACACCCTGCTGAGGGCCGCGTATTGAAGCCGCCCACGCCGCCGCGCGACGGAAGGACGATCGGCTTCTGGACCTGCACCGCGCTGGTGGTGGGCAACACCATCGGCATGGGCATTTTCGTGCTGCCGGCCTCGCTGGCGCCGTTCGGCTACAACGCGCTGCTGGGCTGGGGCATCACGGTGCTGGGCTGCCTCGCGCTGGCCCGGGTGCTCGCCCGCCTGGCGCGCCTGCTGCCCGGTGCGGACGGGCCCTACGGCTACGTGGAGCACACGCTGGGCGGCCTGCCGGCGTATGCGGTGCTGTGGTCGTACTGGGTGTCGAACTGGATCACCCTCGCGGCGCTGGCCACCGGTGTGGCCGGCTACGCCGCGGCGATCTTCCCGCCGCTGGCGCGCGTGCAACCGGCCGTGCTGGGCCTCGGCGTGCTGTGGCTGTTCGTGGGGGTCAACCTGCTGGGCGTGCGCAGCGGCGGCCGCGTGCAGGTGGTGACCACGGTCATGAAGCTGCTGCCGATGCTGGCCGTGGCGGTGCTGGGCGCCTGGATGCTGATCGAATCGCCGGCGTCGTATGCCGCGCACCCGCCGGCGAAGCCGATCAGCCTGGGCGATGCGATGGCGGCCTCCACGCTGGCGCTGTTCGCGATGTTGGGCATCGAATCGGCGACGATTCCCGCCGCGAAGGTCGACGACCCGGGTCGCACCATTCCGCGCGCGACGCTGACCGGCACCGGCATCACCGCCGCCATCTACCTCGTGGTCTCCGCCGTGCCGTTGCTGCTGCTGCCGCATGCCGAACTCGCCCAGTCGAGCGCGCCGTTCGCGCTGGTGATGGAGCGTTTCGCAGGTGAGGGCACGGGCCGGTGGATCGCGTTGTTCGTCGTCGTCAGTGGCCTCGGGGCCCTGAACGCATGGACGCTGCTGAGTGGCGAAATGATGCGCACGATGGCCGACAACGGCACGATGCCGAAGGTCTTCGCGCGCACCAACGCGTTTGGCGCACCCACGGCGGCGCTGGTGCTGACGGCCTCGCTGGCCAGTGCGATGGTGCTGATGAACTACAGCGAATCCGCGGTGGCGGGCTTCACCTTCCTCAGCACCGTGGTCACCGCCGCGAACCTGCCGCTGTACCTGGGCTGTTCGCTGGCCCTCGGCGTGCTGTGGTGGCGCGGCCAGCGCGATGCGGGGCGCGACCTGCTGGTCGCCGCGGTGCTGGGCACGGCCTATACGGTCTTCGCCTTCATCGGCATGGGGTCGCAGCCGTTCTGGCTGGCGCTGGCGCTGACGGTGGCCGGCCTGCCGTTGTACTTCCTGCTGCGCCGTCGTCATGGCCGGGCGGTACGGAATGCGTGA
- a CDS encoding SRPBCC family protein: MPSTAIPLERAHALPARYYTGEATLAMEQAAVFQRSWQLVAHQEQLADPGDHVVERVGGVPVLVVRGQDGVLRAFPNVCRHRAGPLALCNGKGARALHCKYHGWTYTLDGQLRSAPEMQGAVDFDVADIRLPPLRVHAWQGLVFVALHENVPPFEDVYAGIAERIAPIDLAAMRFHRRDSYDIACNWKVYVDNFLEGYHLPHVHPGLSKVLDYRAYDTELFPWHSLQHSPLRGSGDVYGDGDAFYYFVFPNVMLNIMPGRLQTNRILPLGPERCRVEFDYYYAQDEAALARIANDQAFSDEVQDEDIRICEAVQQGLASGFYDAGRLCPKRESGVWHFHTLLRAAY; this comes from the coding sequence ATGCCGAGCACCGCCATTCCCCTTGAGCGCGCCCATGCGCTGCCCGCCCGTTACTACACCGGCGAGGCGACGCTGGCGATGGAGCAGGCGGCCGTGTTCCAGCGCAGTTGGCAGCTGGTCGCCCACCAGGAGCAGCTGGCGGACCCCGGCGACCACGTCGTGGAGCGCGTCGGCGGAGTGCCGGTGCTGGTGGTGCGCGGCCAGGACGGCGTGCTGCGCGCCTTCCCCAACGTGTGCCGCCACCGCGCGGGCCCGCTGGCCCTGTGCAACGGCAAGGGCGCACGCGCGCTGCACTGCAAGTACCACGGCTGGACCTACACGCTGGACGGGCAGCTGCGCAGTGCGCCCGAGATGCAGGGCGCCGTGGATTTCGACGTCGCCGACATCCGCCTGCCGCCGCTGCGCGTGCACGCCTGGCAGGGACTGGTGTTCGTCGCCCTGCACGAGAACGTTCCGCCGTTCGAGGACGTCTACGCCGGCATCGCAGAGCGCATCGCGCCGATCGACCTGGCCGCGATGCGCTTCCACCGCCGTGACAGCTACGACATCGCGTGCAACTGGAAGGTCTACGTGGACAACTTCCTCGAGGGCTACCACCTGCCGCACGTGCACCCGGGCCTGTCCAAGGTGCTCGACTACCGCGCCTACGACACGGAGCTGTTCCCCTGGCATTCGCTGCAGCACTCGCCGCTGCGCGGCAGCGGCGACGTCTATGGCGATGGCGATGCGTTCTATTACTTCGTCTTTCCCAACGTGATGCTCAACATCATGCCGGGGCGCCTGCAGACCAACCGCATCCTGCCCCTGGGGCCGGAGCGCTGCCGGGTGGAGTTCGACTACTACTACGCGCAGGACGAGGCGGCGCTGGCGCGCATCGCCAACGACCAGGCCTTCAGCGATGAAGTGCAGGACGAGGACATCCGCATCTGCGAAGCGGTGCAGCAGGGATTGGCGTCCGGTTTCTACGACGCAGGACGCTTGTGCCCGAAGCGGGAAAGCGGCGTATGGCATTTCCACACCCTGCTGAGGGCCGCGTATTGA
- the cydX gene encoding cytochrome bd-I oxidase subunit CydX, producing MWYFSWILGAGLAASFAILNGMWYEMRENDREAAERDA from the coding sequence ATGTGGTACTTCTCCTGGATACTCGGCGCCGGCCTCGCCGCGAGCTTCGCCATCCTCAACGGCATGTGGTACGAGATGCGCGAGAACGATCGCGAGGCGGCCGAACGCGACGCCTGA
- the cydB gene encoding cytochrome d ubiquinol oxidase subunit II — MDTIPLDYATLRLIWWLLLGVLLIGFAVMDGFDLGVGTLLPAVARTDAERRLVLNVVGPVWEGNQVWLILGGGAIFAAFPALYAVSFSGFYLAMFLILFALILRPVGFKFRSKVEDPRWRAAWDWALFVGGFVPALVFGVAMGNVLLGVPFHFDETLRIHYSGGFFALLSPFAVLCGLVSVAMLVAHGASMLVIKTEGPVAARARRFGAWAALATVVLFVSAGAWLALGLDGYAVVAAPAADAASNPLFKEVARTRGGWMANYQAMPWTWLFPVLGVAGSLAAAWLLRAGRGMAAFLASALAIAAIILTEGLAVFPFLLPSSTHPGSSLTLWDASSSHMTLFVMLLATCVFLPLILFYTAWVYRVLRGKVSAESMEQNHNAY; from the coding sequence ATGGACACGATTCCCCTCGACTACGCCACGCTCCGCCTCATCTGGTGGCTGCTGCTCGGCGTCCTGCTGATCGGTTTCGCGGTGATGGACGGTTTCGACCTGGGCGTCGGCACCCTGCTGCCCGCCGTCGCGCGCACCGATGCCGAGCGCCGGCTGGTGCTGAACGTGGTGGGGCCCGTGTGGGAAGGCAACCAGGTCTGGCTGATCCTCGGCGGCGGCGCGATCTTCGCGGCGTTCCCGGCGCTGTACGCGGTGAGCTTCTCCGGCTTCTACCTGGCGATGTTCCTGATCCTGTTCGCCTTGATCCTGCGGCCGGTCGGCTTCAAGTTCCGCAGCAAGGTGGAGGACCCGCGCTGGCGTGCGGCGTGGGATTGGGCGCTGTTCGTCGGCGGCTTCGTGCCGGCGCTGGTGTTCGGCGTGGCGATGGGCAACGTGTTGCTGGGCGTGCCCTTCCATTTCGACGAGACCTTGCGTATCCACTATTCCGGTGGATTCTTCGCGCTGCTGTCCCCGTTCGCGGTGCTGTGCGGGCTGGTCAGCGTGGCGATGCTGGTGGCCCATGGCGCCAGCATGCTGGTGATCAAGACCGAGGGGCCGGTTGCGGCGCGGGCACGCCGGTTCGGCGCGTGGGCGGCGCTGGCGACGGTCGTGCTGTTCGTATCGGCCGGCGCGTGGCTGGCGCTGGGCCTGGATGGCTACGCCGTGGTGGCGGCGCCGGCGGCCGACGCAGCGTCCAATCCGCTGTTCAAGGAGGTGGCGCGCACGCGTGGCGGATGGATGGCCAACTACCAGGCCATGCCATGGACCTGGCTCTTCCCCGTCCTCGGCGTGGCCGGCTCGCTCGCCGCGGCATGGCTGCTGCGCGCCGGCCGCGGCATGGCCGCGTTCCTGGCCTCCGCGCTGGCGATCGCTGCCATCATCCTGACCGAGGGCCTGGCGGTGTTCCCGTTCCTGCTGCCCTCGTCCACCCATCCCGGCTCCAGCCTCACGCTCTGGGATGCGTCGTCCAGCCACATGACGCTGTTCGTGATGCTGCTGGCGACCTGCGTATTCCTGCCGCTGATCCTGTTCTACACCGCCTGGGTGTACCGCGTGCTGCGCGGCAAGGTGAGTGCGGAAAGCATGGAACAGAACCACAACGCCTACTGA
- the ccoN gene encoding cytochrome-c oxidase, cbb3-type subunit I — MQGVQGTYNDKVVRQFTVMTVVWGIVGMLVGVLIAAQLYWPALNFDLPWLSYGRLRPLHTNAVIFAFGGCALFATSLHVVQRTSHVRLISDKLAAFVFWGWQLVIVAAAVSLPLGLTQGKEYAELIWPIDVLIAVVWVSYAVLFFGTIAKRAVKHIYVANWFFGAYIIAVALLHIVNSLALPSGLLHSYPVYSGAVDAMVQWWYGHNAVGFFLTAGFLGMMYYFVPKQAGRPVYSYRLSIVHFWALIAIYMWAGPHHLHYTALPDWAQSLGMVFSLILLAPSWGGAINGVLTLSGVWHKLRTDPILKFLIVSLSFYMMSTFEGPMMSIKTVNSLSHYTDWTIGHVHAGALGWVAMITIGSVYAMLPKLLGREQMHSVKAIDTHFWLHTLGVVFYIASMWIAGVMQGLMWRATNADGTLTYSFVEALNATYPYYLVRLGGGLLVFCGMLLMAWNTWKTFQAAKSVAPQPILQPDASQARA, encoded by the coding sequence ATGCAAGGCGTCCAGGGGACTTACAACGACAAGGTGGTGCGCCAGTTCACGGTGATGACCGTGGTCTGGGGCATCGTGGGGATGCTGGTGGGGGTGCTGATCGCCGCCCAGCTGTACTGGCCGGCCCTGAATTTCGACCTGCCGTGGTTGAGCTACGGTCGGCTGCGGCCGCTGCACACCAATGCGGTGATCTTCGCGTTCGGCGGCTGCGCGCTGTTCGCCACCAGCCTGCACGTGGTGCAGCGGACCAGCCACGTGCGGCTGATCTCGGACAAGCTGGCGGCCTTCGTGTTCTGGGGCTGGCAGCTGGTCATCGTGGCCGCCGCAGTGTCCCTGCCGCTGGGCCTGACCCAGGGCAAGGAGTACGCCGAACTGATCTGGCCGATCGACGTGCTGATCGCGGTGGTCTGGGTCTCCTACGCCGTGCTGTTCTTCGGCACCATCGCCAAGCGCGCGGTGAAGCACATCTACGTGGCGAACTGGTTCTTCGGCGCCTACATCATCGCCGTGGCCCTGCTGCACATCGTCAACAGCCTCGCCCTGCCCAGCGGCCTGCTGCATTCCTACCCGGTCTACAGCGGCGCGGTCGATGCGATGGTGCAGTGGTGGTACGGCCACAACGCGGTGGGCTTCTTCCTGACCGCCGGCTTCCTCGGGATGATGTACTACTTCGTGCCGAAGCAGGCCGGCCGCCCGGTTTACTCCTACCGGCTGTCGATCGTCCACTTCTGGGCGCTGATCGCCATCTACATGTGGGCCGGCCCGCACCACCTGCACTACACCGCGCTGCCGGACTGGGCGCAGAGCCTGGGCATGGTGTTCTCGCTCATCCTGCTGGCCCCCAGCTGGGGCGGCGCCATCAACGGCGTACTGACGCTATCCGGCGTGTGGCACAAGCTGCGCACCGATCCGATCCTGAAGTTCCTGATCGTCTCGCTGTCGTTCTACATGATGTCGACCTTCGAAGGTCCGATGATGTCGATCAAGACGGTCAACTCGCTGAGCCATTACACCGACTGGACCATCGGCCACGTGCACGCCGGCGCCCTGGGCTGGGTGGCGATGATCACCATCGGCTCGGTCTACGCGATGCTGCCCAAGCTGCTGGGCCGCGAGCAGATGCATTCGGTCAAGGCCATCGACACGCACTTCTGGCTGCACACGCTGGGCGTGGTGTTCTACATCGCCTCGATGTGGATCGCCGGCGTCATGCAGGGCCTGATGTGGCGCGCCACCAACGCCGACGGCACGCTGACCTACAGCTTCGTCGAGGCGTTGAACGCCACCTACCCCTACTACCTGGTCCGCCTGGGCGGCGGCCTGCTGGTCTTCTGCGGCATGTTGCTGATGGCCTGGAACACCTGGAAGACCTTCCAGGCAGCCAAGTCCGTCGCGCCGCAGCCGATCCTGCAGCCCGATGCCAGCCAAGCGCGCGCCTGA